The proteins below are encoded in one region of Streptomyces cyanogenus:
- a CDS encoding transporter substrate-binding domain-containing protein, with the protein MPATSLKTRSSVRLPGRIGGSAAVLALLLSLASCSSEEPEPEFLGRPRITVATHNDLPGMSYSENYDRSGLDFLVFQHVKEELDPVPFTEPVDVASGGRVTQLRKEKADMVIASFSITAERMKLIDFVGPYLKTRQGFLVGPDSADVQRLSDLRGTRICTWEGTTSKEALNDIKNTAHAEPVVLTDASDCIKQLLDHEVQAVSTDQTILYGFAQHYEDDRLRVVPDVTIGVPQDYGIGLPKGYRKDCRKLKDWLKEYVGTSTWTRDVETSLPALTAADTGWISKHKPSDAEIEARSCRDSISP; encoded by the coding sequence GTGCCCGCCACGTCCCTGAAGACACGCTCGTCCGTCCGGCTGCCCGGCCGGATCGGCGGGTCGGCCGCCGTCCTGGCCCTGCTGCTGAGCCTCGCCTCGTGCTCCTCCGAGGAACCCGAACCGGAGTTCCTCGGCAGGCCGCGCATCACGGTCGCCACACACAACGACCTGCCAGGCATGTCGTACTCCGAGAACTACGACCGCTCCGGACTGGACTTCCTCGTCTTCCAGCACGTCAAGGAGGAACTCGACCCCGTCCCCTTCACCGAACCCGTGGATGTCGCCTCGGGTGGCAGGGTCACCCAACTCCGCAAGGAAAAGGCCGACATGGTCATCGCCTCGTTCTCCATCACGGCGGAGAGGATGAAGCTGATCGACTTCGTGGGGCCCTATCTCAAGACCAGGCAGGGGTTTCTCGTCGGTCCTGACAGCGCCGACGTGCAACGGCTCTCCGATCTCAGAGGCACGAGAATCTGCACTTGGGAAGGCACCACCTCGAAGGAAGCGCTGAACGACATCAAGAACACCGCCCACGCCGAACCGGTCGTCCTCACCGACGCCTCGGATTGCATCAAGCAACTCCTCGACCACGAGGTGCAGGCGGTCTCCACCGATCAGACGATCCTCTACGGCTTCGCCCAGCATTACGAGGACGACAGGCTGCGCGTCGTCCCCGACGTGACCATCGGGGTACCGCAGGACTACGGGATCGGCCTGCCGAAGGGATACCGGAAGGACTGCCGAAAGCTCAAGGACTGGCTGAAGGAGTATGTCGGTACCAGCACCTGGACCAGGGACGTGGAGACGTCCCTGCCCGCTCTCACCGCAGCGGACACGGGCTGGATCAGCAAGCACAAGCCGAGCGACGCGGAGATCGAGGCCCGCTCGTGCCGCGACAGCATCAGCCCCTGA
- a CDS encoding HXXEE domain-containing protein — translation MKREAVVDASVTFGLLAAWAVHDTEELVTVPRWVRTRLPELRERFPRLPETLWRQVGSVDAREFTTAVAAMAVVVAAAAADGHRTGGRSTVYQTALDAFGLHGVVHLAQAAVLRSYTPGSVTSPLVVIPFTLWARTRLRRAGVLRPTRARDMALALTFAAAAATGTHALARSLQRTH, via the coding sequence ATGAAGAGAGAAGCAGTGGTGGACGCGTCAGTCACCTTCGGGCTGCTGGCCGCCTGGGCCGTACACGACACCGAGGAACTGGTTACAGTGCCCCGATGGGTGCGCACGCGGCTCCCCGAGCTGCGCGAGAGGTTCCCCCGGTTGCCGGAGACCCTGTGGCGCCAGGTGGGGTCGGTGGACGCCCGCGAGTTCACGACGGCCGTCGCCGCTATGGCCGTCGTCGTCGCGGCGGCCGCGGCGGACGGGCACCGCACCGGCGGCCGCTCCACCGTCTACCAGACCGCGCTCGACGCCTTCGGACTGCACGGAGTGGTCCATCTGGCGCAGGCAGCCGTGCTCCGCAGCTACACACCCGGCTCGGTGACCAGCCCGCTAGTGGTCATCCCCTTCACCCTCTGGGCCCGCACCCGCCTCCGCCGCGCCGGCGTACTGCGCCCCACCCGCGCCCGCGACATGGCCCTGGCACTGACCTTCGCCGCAGCCGCGGCCACAGGCACCCACGCCCTGGCCCGCAGCCTCCAGCGAACCCACTGA